A genomic segment from Diceros bicornis minor isolate mBicDic1 chromosome 5, mDicBic1.mat.cur, whole genome shotgun sequence encodes:
- the TMED3 gene encoding transmembrane emp24 domain-containing protein 3 encodes MGSAAPRSTSALLLLLLLLLLRAERTRGAELTFELPDSAKQCFHEDVEQGVKFSLDYQVITGGHYDVDCYVEDPLGNTIYRETKKQYDSFTHRAEVKGVYQFCFSNEFSTFSHKTVYFDFQVGDEPPILPDMGNRVTALTQMESACVTIHEALKTVIDSQTHYRLREAQDRARAEDLNTRVSYWSIGETIALFVVSFSQVLLLKSFFTEKRPVSRAVHS; translated from the exons ATGGGCAGCGCGGCCCCGCGCTCCACCTCCGCgctgctcctgctgctgctgctgctgctgctccgggCCGAGCGGACGCGGGGCGCCGAGCTCACTTTCGAGCTGCCCGACAGCGCCAAGCAGTGTTTCCACGAGGACGTGGAGCAGGGCGTGAAGTTCTCCCTGGATTACCAG GTCATCACTGGAGGCCACTACGATGTTGACTGCTATGTGGAGGACCCCCTGGGAAACACCATCTACAGGGAAACCAAGAAACAGTATGACAGCTTCACGCACCGGGCGGAGGTCAAGGGCGTTTATCAGTTTTGCTTCAGTAATGAGTTTTCCACCTTCTCTCACAAGACCGTCTACTTTGACTTTCAAGTGGGTGACGAGCCCCCCATTCTCCCAGACATGGGGAACAGGGTTACCGCTCTCACGCAG ATGGAGTCCGCCTGTGTGACCATTCACGAGGCTCTGAAGACGGTTATTGACTCCCAGACGCATTACCGGCTCCGGGAGGCCCAGGACCGGGCCCGGGCTGAAGACCTGAATACCCGAGTCTCTTACTGGTCTATCGGTGAGACGATCGCCCTGTTCGTGGTCAGCTTCAGCCAGGTGCTGCTGCTGAAAAGCTTCTTCACAGAGAAACGACCCGTCAGCAGGGCGGTCCACTCCTAG